In Pseudomonas deceptionensis, a single window of DNA contains:
- the pncB gene encoding nicotinate phosphoribosyltransferase — protein MSESVFADRIVQNLLDTDFYKLTMMQAVLHNYPNVEVEWEFRCRNSEDLRPYLNEIRHQIDRLAELSMTPDQLGFLERITFMTPDFIRFLGLFRFNMRYVHTGIENGELFIRLRGPWLHVILFEVPMLAIVSEVRNRSRYAGTVLSQAREQLYRKFDWLQANAGADELSELQVADFGTRRRFSYRVQEEVVNVLKHDFPGRFVGTSNVNLSRELDMKPLGTMAHEWIMAHQQLGPRLIDSQSAALDCWVREYRGLLGIALTDCITTDAFLKDFDLYFAKLFDGLRHDSGDPVVWAEKCIAHYHKLGIDPMSKTLVFSDSLTLPRALEIFRALRGRINVSFGIGTNLTCDIPGVEPMSIVLKMTACNGSPVAKISDEPGKTHCSDPNFAAYLRHVFQVPEHSSKE, from the coding sequence ATGAGCGAGAGTGTGTTTGCCGATCGCATCGTGCAGAACCTGCTCGACACCGACTTCTACAAACTGACCATGATGCAGGCGGTGCTGCACAACTACCCCAACGTTGAAGTCGAGTGGGAATTCCGTTGCCGTAACAGTGAGGACTTGCGCCCGTATCTGAACGAAATTCGCCATCAAATCGATCGTCTGGCCGAGTTGAGCATGACCCCGGATCAGCTGGGCTTCCTGGAGCGGATCACGTTCATGACGCCCGACTTCATCCGCTTCCTGGGTTTGTTTCGTTTCAACATGCGCTATGTGCACACGGGGATCGAAAACGGCGAGTTGTTTATTCGCCTGCGCGGTCCGTGGCTGCATGTGATTTTGTTTGAAGTGCCCATGCTGGCGATCGTCAGCGAAGTTCGTAACCGTTCGCGCTATGCAGGCACAGTGCTCTCACAGGCCCGCGAGCAGCTGTATCGCAAGTTCGACTGGCTGCAGGCCAATGCCGGCGCCGACGAACTGTCCGAGTTGCAGGTCGCCGATTTCGGTACGCGCCGACGCTTTTCGTATCGCGTGCAAGAAGAAGTGGTCAACGTGCTCAAGCATGACTTCCCGGGGCGCTTTGTCGGCACCAGCAACGTCAACCTGTCCCGCGAACTGGACATGAAGCCGCTGGGCACCATGGCCCACGAATGGATCATGGCCCACCAGCAACTGGGCCCGCGGCTGATCGACAGCCAGAGTGCGGCGCTCGATTGCTGGGTGCGCGAATACCGTGGGCTGCTGGGGATTGCACTGACGGATTGCATCACCACCGACGCCTTCCTCAAAGACTTCGATCTTTACTTCGCCAAGCTGTTCGACGGTTTGCGCCATGACTCGGGCGACCCAGTGGTGTGGGCTGAAAAATGCATCGCGCACTACCACAAGCTGGGCATCGACCCGATGAGCAAGACCCTGGTGTTCTCCGACAGCCTCACGCTGCCCCGCGCGCTGGAAATCTTCCGGGCGCTGCGCGGCAGAATCAATGTCAGCTTCGGCATCGGCACCAACCTTACCTGTGACATTCCAGGTGTCGAGCCGATGAGCATCGTGCTTAAAATGACCGCCTGTAATGGCTCCCCAGTGGCAAAGATTTCGGATGAGCCGGGTAAAACCCATTGCTCTGATCCAAACTTCGCCGCCTACCTGCGCCACGTTTTCCAAGTTCCTGAACATTCTTCCAAGGAGTGA
- the nadE gene encoding ammonia-dependent NAD(+) synthetase: MQAVQRQIAADLKVQPPFKDTAALEAEVARRITFIQCCLHNARLKTLVLGISGGVDSLTAGLMAQRAVQQLREQTGDPSYRFIAVRLPYGVQHDEADATAAVEFINPDERQTVNIGPAVKALAAEVTAFDGKPAATVDFVLGNTKARMRMVAQYTIAGATGGLVIGTDHAAEAVMGFFTKFGDGSCDLAPLSGLVKNQVRAIARHFGAPESLVEKVPTADLEDLEPGKPDEASHGVTYAEIDAFLHGEPVSEEAFGIICRTYEKTHHKREMPFAP, from the coding sequence ATGCAGGCCGTACAGCGTCAGATTGCTGCAGACCTCAAGGTCCAACCGCCATTTAAAGATACCGCCGCCCTTGAAGCCGAGGTCGCTCGACGCATCACCTTTATTCAGTGCTGCCTGCACAACGCCAGGCTCAAGACCCTGGTCCTGGGAATCAGCGGCGGGGTCGACTCACTGACCGCAGGCTTGATGGCCCAACGCGCGGTCCAGCAGTTGCGCGAACAGACCGGCGATCCGTCGTATCGTTTTATTGCCGTGCGCTTGCCTTACGGCGTGCAGCACGACGAAGCCGACGCTACCGCGGCGGTCGAGTTTATCAACCCGGATGAGCGCCAAACCGTGAACATCGGCCCGGCGGTCAAGGCCCTGGCGGCCGAAGTGACCGCCTTTGATGGCAAACCGGCTGCTACCGTTGATTTTGTGCTGGGCAACACCAAGGCGCGGATGCGCATGGTGGCGCAATACACCATCGCCGGCGCAACCGGCGGCCTGGTGATCGGCACGGACCACGCGGCCGAAGCCGTGATGGGTTTCTTCACCAAATTCGGTGATGGCTCCTGCGACCTGGCGCCGCTCAGCGGGCTGGTAAAAAACCAGGTACGGGCGATTGCCCGGCACTTTGGCGCACCCGAGTCGCTGGTCGAAAAAGTCCCGACCGCCGACCTGGAAGACCTGGAACCGGGCAAGCCTGACGAAGCGTCCCACGGCGTGACCTATGCCGAGATTGATGCCTTCCTGCATGGCGAACCGGTGAGCGAAGAGGCGTTCGGCATCATCTGCCGTACCTACGAGAAGACCCACCACAAGCGCGAGATGCCGTTCGCGCCTTGA
- a CDS encoding DUF1338 domain-containing protein encodes MSSFDGLFSLVDSLLGQPAAGWLRKHVEVPEGLLRFSWHEQALHRVWLAEALNLCLLHKLVEAVPDGRRYVEEQALQGRKVVFDHGAIRTVDWPVNGELPRGRQAFSRLLEPLGFTDVRTYPLTKLNMTGWGYRQMDLPEDIAQFFVSELHPGRFSEAFQQAVTRVIGSSLDPLQAVHQSILNRLTLTRHCSLSEAQALLPALYQAFGRQHGVVLEADYQCLLAESAEMAWISTEGNSFNHLTDRVQDLEACVAQQRDLQRPMKDSIEVSASGRVMQTAYRACTVTRGLVDATGQYREHAVPGSFVEFIQRKVDPDNGRIDLNFDSSNAQGIFKMTDSKA; translated from the coding sequence ATGTCTTCTTTCGATGGTTTGTTCTCCCTTGTCGATTCTTTGCTCGGCCAACCTGCCGCTGGCTGGCTGCGCAAGCATGTCGAGGTGCCTGAAGGGCTGCTGCGCTTCAGTTGGCATGAGCAGGCGCTGCACCGGGTATGGCTCGCCGAAGCGCTGAACCTGTGCCTGCTGCACAAACTGGTGGAGGCCGTGCCGGACGGCCGGCGCTATGTCGAAGAACAAGCCCTGCAGGGCCGCAAAGTGGTGTTCGACCACGGCGCGATTCGCACCGTGGACTGGCCCGTAAACGGAGAACTGCCTCGCGGCCGTCAGGCATTTTCACGCTTGTTGGAGCCGTTGGGCTTCACTGACGTACGAACTTACCCCCTGACCAAGCTGAACATGACTGGCTGGGGCTACCGGCAAATGGACCTGCCCGAGGATATTGCGCAGTTTTTTGTCTCGGAGCTGCACCCCGGGCGTTTCAGCGAAGCCTTCCAGCAAGCCGTCACCCGCGTGATCGGTTCCAGCCTCGACCCGCTGCAGGCCGTACACCAGAGCATCCTCAACCGCCTTACCCTGACCCGCCATTGCAGCCTGAGCGAAGCACAAGCGTTGTTGCCGGCGCTGTATCAGGCATTCGGCCGCCAGCATGGCGTGGTACTGGAGGCGGACTACCAGTGCCTGCTCGCTGAAAGCGCTGAAATGGCCTGGATCAGCACCGAAGGCAACAGTTTCAACCACCTGACTGACCGGGTGCAGGACCTTGAAGCCTGCGTCGCCCAACAACGCGATCTGCAGCGGCCAATGAAAGACAGCATTGAAGTGTCGGCCTCAGGCCGAGTGATGCAGACCGCCTATCGTGCCTGTACGGTTACCCGCGGCCTGGTCGATGCCACAGGCCAGTACCGCGAGCACGCGGTGCCCGGGTCGTTTGTGGAGTTTATCCAGCGCAAGGTCGACCCGGACAACGGTCGGATCGACCTGAATTTCGACAGCAGCAACGCCCAGGGCATTTTCAAGATGACCGACTCAAAAGCCTGA
- the azu gene encoding azurin, whose amino-acid sequence MFAKVVAVSLLTLASGHLLAAECAVTVDSTDQMSYNTKEIVIDKSCKTFTVNLTHSGNLPKNVMGHNWVLSKKADMQAISTDGIAAGLDKNYLKDGDERVIAHTKVIGAGEKDSVTFDVAKLKAGEEYEFFCTFPGHNSMMKGAVVLK is encoded by the coding sequence ATGTTTGCCAAAGTTGTTGCGGTATCCCTTTTGACCCTGGCCAGCGGCCATTTGCTGGCGGCTGAGTGCGCTGTGACTGTCGATTCGACTGACCAGATGTCTTACAACACGAAAGAGATCGTCATCGACAAATCCTGCAAGACCTTCACCGTTAACCTGACGCACTCCGGCAACCTGCCGAAAAACGTCATGGGCCATAACTGGGTCTTGAGCAAAAAGGCAGACATGCAGGCAATCTCCACCGACGGCATTGCTGCCGGCCTGGATAAAAACTACCTCAAGGACGGTGACGAGCGCGTAATCGCCCACACCAAAGTGATCGGCGCCGGTGAGAAAGACTCCGTGACCTTCGATGTGGCCAAGCTCAAAGCGGGCGAAGAGTACGAATTCTTCTGCACCTTCCCGGGCCACAACTCGATGATGAAAGGCGCTGTGGTTCTTAAATAA
- a CDS encoding YgiQ family radical SAM protein: MQAAKPLFDYPKYWAECFGPAPFLPMSREEMDQLGWDSCDIIIVTGDAYVDHPSFGMAIIGRLLESQGFRVGIIAQPNWQSKDDFMKLGEPNLFFGVAAGNMDSMINRYTADKKIRSDDAYTPGGLAGKRPDRASLVYSQRCKEAYKNVPIVLGGIEASLRRIAHYDYWQDRVRNSILIDACADILLYGNAERAIVEVAQRLSYGHKIEDITDVRGTAFIRRDTPKDWYEVDSTRIDRPGKIDKIINPYVNTQDTQACAIEQEKGPVEDPNEAKVVQLLASPRMTRDKTVIRLPSVEKVRADSVLYAHANRVLHLETNPGNARALVQKHGDVDVWFTPPPIPMTTEEMDYVFGMPYARVPHPAYGKEKIPAYDMIRFSVNIMRGCFGGCTFCSITEHEGRIIQNRSEESIIREIEEIRDKVPGFTGVISDLGGPTANMYRIACKTPEIESACRKPSCVFPGICPNLNTDHSSLIQLYRSARALPGVKKILIASGLRYDLAVESPEYVKELVTHHVGGYLKIAPEHTEEGPLNQMMKPGIGSYDKFKRMFEKYTKEAGKEQYLIPYFIAAHPGTKDEDMMNLALWLKGNGFRADQVQAFYPSPMATATAMYHSGKNPLRKVTYKSDSVVIVKSEEQRRLHKAFLRYHDPKGWPMLREALTRMGRADLIGSGKDQLIPLHQPATDSYQSARRKNSTPVGSHKVAGEKTTKILTQHTGLPPRASDGGNPWDKREQAKAAAFARNKQAAKERHEAAKGGKSQKPTRKPVVPR, from the coding sequence ATGCAAGCAGCCAAGCCTCTATTTGACTATCCGAAGTACTGGGCCGAATGTTTCGGTCCAGCGCCATTCCTGCCGATGAGCAGGGAGGAGATGGATCAGCTTGGCTGGGATTCATGCGACATCATCATCGTCACCGGTGATGCCTATGTCGATCACCCCTCGTTCGGCATGGCGATCATTGGTCGCCTGCTGGAGTCTCAAGGCTTCCGTGTGGGCATCATTGCCCAGCCGAACTGGCAGTCCAAAGACGACTTCATGAAGCTGGGCGAGCCGAACCTGTTCTTCGGCGTTGCAGCCGGCAACATGGACTCGATGATCAACCGCTACACCGCTGACAAAAAAATCCGTTCCGATGACGCCTACACCCCGGGTGGCCTGGCTGGCAAACGTCCGGATCGCGCCAGCCTGGTGTACAGCCAGCGCTGTAAGGAAGCCTACAAGAATGTGCCGATCGTACTCGGTGGCATCGAGGCTTCCCTGCGCCGTATCGCGCACTACGACTACTGGCAGGACCGCGTACGCAACTCGATCCTGATCGACGCCTGCGCCGACATCCTGTTGTACGGCAACGCCGAGCGCGCCATTGTTGAAGTCGCCCAGCGTCTGTCCTACGGTCACAAGATCGAAGACATCACCGATGTTCGCGGTACCGCGTTCATCCGTCGCGATACGCCAAAAGACTGGTACGAAGTGGACTCCACGCGTATCGACCGTCCGGGCAAGATCGACAAGATCATCAACCCGTACGTGAACACCCAGGACACCCAGGCCTGCGCCATCGAGCAGGAAAAAGGTCCGGTTGAAGACCCGAACGAAGCCAAGGTTGTACAGTTGCTGGCCAGCCCGCGCATGACTCGCGACAAGACGGTAATCCGTCTGCCGTCAGTCGAAAAAGTGCGTGCTGACTCGGTGCTGTATGCCCACGCCAACCGTGTGCTCCACCTCGAAACCAACCCGGGTAACGCCCGGGCCCTGGTGCAGAAGCATGGCGATGTGGATGTGTGGTTCACGCCACCGCCGATCCCGATGACTACCGAAGAAATGGACTACGTGTTTGGCATGCCATACGCACGCGTTCCGCATCCTGCGTACGGCAAGGAAAAGATCCCGGCCTACGACATGATCCGCTTCTCGGTGAACATCATGCGTGGCTGCTTCGGCGGCTGTACGTTCTGCTCGATCACTGAGCACGAAGGCCGGATCATCCAGAACCGTTCCGAAGAGTCGATCATTCGCGAAATCGAAGAGATCCGTGACAAGGTGCCAGGTTTTACCGGCGTCATTTCCGACCTCGGCGGCCCGACCGCGAACATGTACCGCATTGCCTGCAAAACGCCCGAGATCGAGTCCGCGTGCCGCAAGCCGTCCTGCGTATTCCCTGGCATCTGCCCGAACCTGAACACCGACCACTCGTCGCTGATTCAGCTGTATCGCAGTGCCCGTGCGTTGCCGGGCGTGAAGAAGATCCTGATCGCATCCGGTCTGCGCTACGACCTCGCGGTCGAGTCGCCGGAATACGTGAAAGAGCTGGTCACGCACCACGTCGGTGGTTACCTGAAGATCGCCCCGGAACACACCGAGGAAGGTCCGCTCAACCAGATGATGAAGCCGGGCATTGGCAGCTATGACAAGTTCAAGCGCATGTTCGAGAAGTACACCAAGGAAGCAGGCAAAGAGCAGTACCTGATCCCGTACTTCATCGCCGCTCACCCCGGCACCAAAGACGAAGACATGATGAACCTTGCGCTGTGGCTCAAGGGCAACGGTTTCCGTGCCGACCAAGTGCAAGCGTTCTACCCGTCGCCGATGGCCACCGCCACCGCGATGTACCACTCGGGCAAGAACCCGCTGCGCAAGGTTACGTACAAGAGCGACTCGGTCGTTATCGTCAAGAGCGAAGAGCAGCGCCGTCTGCACAAGGCGTTCTTGCGCTATCACGATCCGAAAGGCTGGCCGATGCTGCGTGAAGCCCTGACCCGCATGGGTCGTGCTGACCTGATCGGTTCGGGCAAAGACCAGTTGATCCCGCTGCATCAGCCTGCGACCGACAGCTACCAGAGTGCCCGTCGCAAGAACTCGACGCCTGTTGGCAGCCACAAGGTAGCCGGTGAGAAAACCACCAAGATCCTGACCCAGCACACCGGCCTCCCGCCGCGTGCCAGCGATGGTGGCAACCCGTGGGACAAGCGTGAGCAAGCCAAGGCCGCAGCGTTCGCCCGCAACAAGCAAGCAGCCAAAGAGCGTCATGAAGCTGCCAAGGGTGGCAAAAGCCAAAAGCCCACCCGCAAACCGGTAGTGCCGCGCTAG
- the dnaB gene encoding replicative DNA helicase: protein MNDISAPEQYDLQTAALKVPPHSIEAEQAVLGGLMLDNNAWERVLDQVSDGDFYRHDHRLIFRAIAKLADQNSPIDVVTLAEQLDKEGQTSQVGGLGYLGELAKNTPSVANIKAYAQIVRERATLRQLIGISTEIADSAFNPEGRNAAEILDEAERQIFAIAEARPKTGGPVSVNDLLTKAIDRIDTLFNTDNAITGLSTGYTDLDGMTSGLQPSDLIIVAGRPSMGKTTFAMNLVENAVLRSEKAVLVYSLEMPGESLIMRMLSSLGRIDQTKVRAGRLEDDDWPRLTSAVNLLNDRKLFIDDTAGISPSEMRARTRRLVREHGEIGLIMIDYLQLMQIPGSGGDNRTNEISEISRSLKALAKEFNCPVVALSQLNRSLEQRPNKRPINSDLRESGAIEQDADVIMFVYRDEVYHPETEHKGIAEIIIGKQRNGPIGTTRLAFIGKYTRFENLAPGSYNFDDD, encoded by the coding sequence ATGAACGATATCTCCGCTCCTGAGCAATATGATCTACAAACCGCAGCCCTGAAGGTGCCTCCGCATTCCATCGAGGCCGAACAGGCTGTGCTCGGTGGTTTGATGCTGGACAACAACGCCTGGGAACGCGTGCTGGATCAGGTCTCGGATGGCGATTTCTATCGGCATGACCACCGCCTGATCTTCCGGGCCATCGCCAAACTGGCGGACCAGAACTCCCCGATCGACGTCGTGACCCTTGCCGAGCAATTGGACAAGGAAGGTCAGACCTCGCAAGTCGGTGGTCTTGGTTACCTGGGTGAGCTGGCAAAAAATACGCCGTCGGTCGCCAACATCAAGGCTTACGCGCAGATTGTTCGTGAGCGCGCCACGCTGCGCCAGTTGATCGGCATCAGCACTGAGATCGCCGACAGTGCGTTCAACCCCGAAGGGCGCAATGCTGCCGAGATTCTCGACGAAGCCGAGCGCCAGATCTTTGCCATCGCCGAGGCCCGGCCAAAAACCGGCGGCCCGGTGAGTGTCAACGACCTGCTGACCAAAGCCATCGATCGCATCGACACCTTGTTCAACACGGACAACGCCATCACCGGCCTGTCCACCGGTTACACCGACCTCGATGGCATGACCAGCGGCTTGCAGCCGTCTGACTTGATCATCGTCGCCGGTCGTCCATCGATGGGTAAAACCACCTTTGCGATGAACCTGGTTGAAAACGCCGTATTGCGCAGTGAAAAAGCGGTACTGGTTTACTCCCTCGAGATGCCAGGCGAATCGCTGATCATGCGTATGCTGTCGTCCCTGGGCCGCATCGATCAGACCAAGGTCCGTGCAGGCCGTCTCGAAGACGACGACTGGCCACGCCTGACTTCGGCGGTCAATCTGCTCAATGACCGCAAGCTGTTTATCGATGACACGGCAGGTATCAGCCCGTCGGAAATGCGTGCCCGTACCCGCCGTCTGGTACGTGAGCACGGCGAAATCGGCCTGATCATGATCGACTACCTGCAACTGATGCAGATCCCGGGTTCGGGCGGTGATAACCGTACCAACGAAATCTCCGAGATTTCCCGGTCCCTCAAGGCTCTGGCCAAAGAGTTCAATTGCCCGGTAGTGGCGCTGTCGCAGCTCAACCGTTCCCTTGAGCAGCGCCCCAACAAGCGCCCGATCAACTCCGACTTGCGTGAATCCGGAGCCATCGAGCAGGATGCCGACGTCATCATGTTTGTGTACCGGGACGAGGTGTATCACCCCGAGACCGAGCACAAGGGCATTGCCGAGATCATCATCGGCAAGCAGCGTAACGGCCCTATCGGTACTACGCGCCTGGCGTTCATCGGCAAGTACACCCGATTCGAAAACCTGGCGCCGGGCAGCTACAACTTCGACGACGATTAA
- the rplI gene encoding 50S ribosomal protein L9, with product MQLILLEKVANLGNLGDKVNVKSGYGRNYLLPYGKATAATAANLAAFEERRAELEQAAADKKASAETRAAQLAELEVTITATAGDEGKLFGSIGTHDIADALTASGVEVAKSEVRLPNGTIRNVGEFDVAVHLHAEVEATVRVVVVAA from the coding sequence ATGCAACTGATCCTTCTGGAAAAAGTCGCGAACCTGGGCAACCTGGGCGACAAAGTAAATGTTAAGTCCGGTTACGGTCGTAACTACCTGCTGCCATACGGCAAAGCTACCGCTGCAACCGCTGCCAACCTGGCTGCGTTTGAAGAGCGTCGTGCTGAGCTGGAACAAGCAGCAGCTGACAAGAAAGCTTCGGCTGAAACACGCGCTGCCCAACTGGCTGAGCTGGAAGTGACTATCACTGCCACCGCTGGCGACGAAGGCAAGCTGTTCGGTTCGATCGGCACCCACGACATCGCTGATGCACTGACCGCCTCTGGCGTTGAAGTTGCAAAAAGCGAAGTTCGTCTGCCGAACGGCACTATCCGCAACGTAGGCGAATTCGACGTAGCCGTGCACCTGCACGCTGAAGTTGAAGCAACCGTACGCGTTGTTGTGGTAGCTGCTTAA
- a CDS encoding membrane protein yields the protein MRALAEFIMRGRVQATLIVAGCAALPFLFWLSAAAGCLVLLRRGPRDALSILSWALLPALGWWFVGEPRTLMVLLGTLGLALMLRAGQSWNRVLLVSVALGVVYGVILGTAFREPIGAMAQELEKLLPQVLNGLYDKLSDVERARLGALIAPVLTGLIAALMQVVSVLSLMLGRYWQALLYNPGGFASEFRSIRLPLGPAFLLLACMLIGPNFGPEMAMLTPLCSVALFFAGLALIHGLVAQKRLAKFWLVGLYVTLLLFMQLIYPLLVVLAIVDSLIDFRGRLAPKGTDKDSADGEG from the coding sequence ATGCGCGCCCTAGCTGAGTTCATCATGCGAGGCCGTGTGCAGGCCACGTTAATCGTGGCCGGATGTGCGGCATTGCCGTTTTTGTTCTGGTTGAGTGCTGCTGCGGGTTGCCTTGTGCTCCTGCGGCGCGGTCCGAGAGATGCCTTGAGCATCCTCTCATGGGCCTTACTGCCGGCCCTGGGCTGGTGGTTTGTCGGAGAACCCCGCACCTTGATGGTGTTGCTGGGAACTCTGGGGTTGGCGTTGATGTTACGCGCCGGTCAGTCCTGGAATCGCGTGCTGCTGGTCAGCGTAGCGTTGGGTGTGGTGTATGGCGTGATCCTGGGTACGGCTTTCCGCGAACCCATTGGTGCGATGGCGCAGGAGTTGGAAAAACTTTTGCCGCAGGTCCTCAATGGACTCTACGACAAGTTATCTGACGTAGAGCGAGCGCGCCTTGGAGCACTGATTGCACCCGTCCTCACCGGTTTGATTGCAGCTTTGATGCAGGTCGTCAGCGTGCTGAGCCTGATGCTTGGGCGTTATTGGCAGGCGTTGTTGTACAACCCGGGCGGTTTTGCCAGCGAGTTTCGCAGCATCCGCCTACCGCTTGGTCCAGCGTTTCTGTTGCTGGCGTGCATGCTTATCGGGCCGAACTTCGGTCCTGAAATGGCCATGCTTACGCCGTTGTGCAGCGTAGCGTTGTTCTTCGCCGGGCTGGCCCTGATTCACGGGCTGGTGGCGCAAAAGCGACTGGCCAAGTTTTGGCTGGTGGGGTTGTACGTCACGCTGTTGCTGTTCATGCAGCTGATCTATCCGTTGCTCGTGGTTTTGGCCATTGTCGACAGCCTGATTGATTTTCGCGGACGTCTGGCGCCGAAAGGCACCGATAAAGACTCTGCGGACGGTGAAGGTTAA
- the rpsR gene encoding 30S ribosomal protein S18, translating into MARFFRRRKFCRFTAEEVKEIDYKDLNTLKAYVSETGKIVPSRITGTKARYQRQLATAIKRARFLALLAYTDSHGR; encoded by the coding sequence ATGGCACGTTTCTTCCGTCGTCGTAAATTCTGCCGCTTCACAGCTGAAGAAGTGAAAGAGATCGATTACAAAGATCTCAACACCCTGAAAGCTTATGTATCCGAAACCGGCAAAATCGTTCCAAGCCGTATCACCGGTACCAAAGCTCGTTATCAGCGTCAGCTGGCCACCGCTATCAAGCGCGCCCGCTTCCTGGCCCTGCTGGCCTACACCGACAGCCACGGCCGCTGA
- the rpsF gene encoding 30S ribosomal protein S6 — MRHYEIIFLVHPDQSEQVGGMVERYTKLIEEDGGKIHRLEDWGRRQLAYAINNVHKAHYVMLNVECTGKALAELEDNFRYNDAVIRNLVIRRDEAVIGQSEMLKAEENRSERRERRDRPEHSDSADGDDSDNSDASDNADE; from the coding sequence ATGCGTCATTACGAAATCATCTTTTTGGTCCACCCGGATCAAAGCGAACAAGTCGGCGGCATGGTAGAGCGTTACACCAAGCTGATCGAAGAAGACGGCGGCAAAATCCACCGTCTGGAAGATTGGGGCCGTCGTCAACTGGCCTACGCAATCAACAATGTTCACAAGGCTCACTACGTGATGCTGAACGTTGAGTGCACTGGCAAAGCCCTGGCTGAGCTGGAAGACAACTTCCGTTACAACGATGCTGTGATCCGTAACCTGGTCATCCGTCGCGACGAAGCCGTAATTGGCCAGTCCGAGATGCTCAAGGCTGAAGAAAACCGCAGTGAGCGCCGTGAGCGTCGTGACCGTCCTGAGCATTCTGACAGCGCCGATGGCGATGACAGCGATAACAGCGACGCCAGCGATAACGCTGACGAGTAA
- the rlmB gene encoding 23S rRNA (guanosine(2251)-2'-O)-methyltransferase RlmB, with protein MSQLEKIYGIHAVEALLRHHPKRVKQVWLAEGRSDPRVQTLIALADESRVAVGNAERREMDVWVEGVHQGVVADVSPSQVWGEAMLNELLDRTEGAPLILVLDGVTDPHNLGACLRTADAAGALAVIVPKDKSATLTPTVRKVACGAAEVIPLVAVTNLAATLKKLQQRGLWIVGTAGEAEQELYEQDLTGPTILIMGAEGKGMRRLTREHCDYLVRLPMAGSVSSLNVSVATGVCLFEALRQRSVKAKTSSKKK; from the coding sequence ATGAGTCAGTTGGAAAAAATCTATGGCATTCACGCTGTAGAAGCGTTGCTTCGTCATCATCCCAAGCGCGTCAAGCAAGTGTGGCTGGCAGAGGGTCGCAGCGACCCTCGCGTTCAGACGCTGATTGCTCTGGCCGATGAAAGCCGGGTGGCGGTAGGCAATGCCGAACGTCGCGAAATGGACGTGTGGGTTGAAGGCGTACACCAGGGTGTTGTGGCTGATGTGAGCCCGAGCCAGGTGTGGGGCGAGGCCATGCTCAACGAATTGCTGGATCGCACCGAAGGTGCTCCGCTGATTCTGGTGCTGGACGGCGTGACCGACCCGCATAACCTGGGTGCTTGCCTGCGTACGGCCGATGCTGCCGGTGCGTTGGCAGTTATCGTACCGAAGGACAAGTCTGCAACCTTGACCCCGACTGTACGGAAAGTAGCTTGTGGCGCAGCGGAAGTTATTCCGTTGGTTGCAGTTACCAACCTTGCAGCCACGCTGAAAAAGCTTCAGCAGCGCGGTCTGTGGATTGTCGGTACTGCTGGCGAAGCCGAGCAGGAGCTGTACGAGCAAGACCTGACCGGCCCGACCATCCTGATCATGGGTGCCGAAGGCAAGGGCATGCGCCGCCTGACTCGCGAGCATTGCGATTACCTGGTACGCCTGCCGATGGCGGGTAGTGTCAGCAGCCTGAACGTATCGGTGGCGACAGGCGTTTGCCTGTTCGAAGCCCTGCGTCAGCGCAGCGTCAAAGCCAAGACTTCTTCCAAGAAGAAGTAA